Within the Candidatus Schekmanbacteria bacterium genome, the region CTGGTCCCTACCCTGTCTCATCGGATCCGGAGCTGGTCATTCATTTATGCAAGATACTTAAAGACTGCGGGGCGGCAGATGTTTCAATCTATGATGCATCGGGAAGGACTGCCGCAAAATTTTCTATGATGGGACTTGAAGCCGCAGCGGCAAAAATAGGTTTTAACCTTGCCCCTGATGAACCGGGAAATAAGAGTCTATTCAGAGCTGTTACAAATCCTGCATGGCAGGTAATGCCTGTCATAGACCTTTCCAATTATCTTTGCGGGCGCGACATTATAATAAATATGCCGACTGTGAAAAGGCATTCCGAAGCTGGTTTCAGCTCTTCGATGAAAAACCTTTTTGGCTGTGTTTACGGACCGAACCGCTATGAGAGCCATGCAAGGCTCCGCCAGCGCCAGAACCCTCAGGAGTTCGAAGAATCTTTCAGGATTCCATTCCGCATGCTTTCAGCGGAGTTCTCCGATGCCGTAAGGTGCGAGCTTTCAGTTGTTGATGCCGCAGACCTTCTCACAAAGAGCGGTCCACTGCTTGATGGTGCAGAGATAAAGAAAGGCGTAAACCAGATGTTCATCTCAGGTGATATCGTAGCCTGCGACACGTTAAGCTCAAAATTGATGGCAGAGCATGACTCAACCTACAGCGAAGACATGTGGAAAGATGCCCTCGCCCACGCAAGAAAGCTGAGATTAGGAACAGATGATTTAAATGCAGTGAGCCTGGTGAAATATAATCTGGGGTAAAGAAAAACAGGCTACTGCGATTTTGAGTTTCATGAGTAGATTTAATTAGAAGAATCCCTCTATGCTCTGCATCGGGATAAATTGTTGTCATCCCCGCTTATTCTTTGTCATCCCCGCGAACGCGGGGATCCAGAAATGAGGTATTATTCAGACTGACTGATTCGGTCCCGTTCCTATGTTGCTCTTACATATTACAAATTTCTCCATGCTTCATCTTCTTCCGGTTTATTCCAGTCTTTTTTAAGAAATGATTCACCGGTAATAGCGATATCAAGTTTTTCTTTTGTTTTTTTTGACTTCAGAAAATGCACAACCTTCCCATTTGTTTCCTACTAAAAAATCTAATAGAAAAGATTACA harbors:
- a CDS encoding DUF362 domain-containing protein, whose amino-acid sequence is MKKHPENDTKDISRRNFLKGAVAGSLGISVLSLPFTSSLNESAAMEAAVNNNSSSSGAAGVPRSGLKDLFMKDGKPVVVSISGGEKIKRLEKGIEALPNFASIMKGKKITLKPNTVAAGPYPVSSDPELVIHLCKILKDCGAADVSIYDASGRTAAKFSMMGLEAAAAKIGFNLAPDEPGNKSLFRAVTNPAWQVMPVIDLSNYLCGRDIIINMPTVKRHSEAGFSSSMKNLFGCVYGPNRYESHARLRQRQNPQEFEESFRIPFRMLSAEFSDAVRCELSVVDAADLLTKSGPLLDGAEIKKGVNQMFISGDIVACDTLSSKLMAEHDSTYSEDMWKDALAHARKLRLGTDDLNAVSLVKYNLG